The following coding sequences lie in one Pseudomonas syringae CC1557 genomic window:
- a CDS encoding LysR family transcriptional regulator, translating into MRLNLRQLQIFCSITRFGSTTSAGNALALSQSATSAALNELESALGTRLFDRVGKRLVLNDSGQTLLPRAMQMLENAQQIEDSFLLADAALNARLRIGSSSTIGNYELPSIVGALRASAPLLRVDIDIGNSALIARKVAQFEIDMGLIEAPCHLPELIAEPWRVDEMVIVAGSTHPLARQKEVSLSDLQNAEWLLREPGSGTREEVEHLLLRHLHDLKDMRQIGSSESIKRTLAQGIGISCLSRRVVADLLASGQLQTLASPLPPLNRRFFMIRHRDKFISPSLERFRETCRHQAVDQTDTLRQGLSHSASPTSSAAP; encoded by the coding sequence TTGAGGCTCAATCTGCGTCAGCTACAAATTTTCTGTTCGATCACCCGCTTTGGCAGTACCACCAGTGCAGGCAACGCGCTGGCGCTGTCCCAGTCGGCGACCAGTGCAGCGCTTAACGAGCTTGAAAGCGCGCTGGGCACTCGCCTGTTCGATCGGGTGGGCAAACGCCTGGTACTCAATGACAGCGGCCAGACCTTATTGCCACGCGCCATGCAAATGTTGGAAAACGCGCAGCAGATCGAAGACAGCTTTCTATTGGCTGACGCTGCGTTGAATGCCCGTTTGCGCATCGGCAGTAGCAGCACCATCGGCAATTACGAGTTGCCGTCGATTGTCGGTGCCCTGCGCGCTTCGGCACCCTTGCTGCGGGTGGATATAGACATCGGCAACAGCGCGCTGATCGCTCGCAAGGTTGCACAGTTCGAGATCGACATGGGGCTGATCGAGGCGCCCTGTCATCTGCCTGAACTGATTGCCGAGCCGTGGAGGGTCGATGAGATGGTCATTGTTGCTGGCAGCACTCATCCGCTGGCCCGCCAGAAGGAGGTATCGCTGAGTGATTTGCAGAACGCGGAATGGCTGTTGCGCGAGCCAGGTTCAGGCACCCGTGAAGAAGTCGAGCACCTGCTGCTCAGGCATCTGCATGACCTGAAAGACATGCGCCAGATAGGCAGCTCCGAATCGATAAAGCGCACCCTGGCGCAGGGCATCGGCATCAGTTGCCTGTCCCGCCGGGTGGTGGCTGACCTGCTGGCAAGCGGGCAACTGCAGACGCTTGCCAGCCCGCTGCCGCCGCTGAATCGGCGCTTCTTCATGATTCGGCATCGCGACAAGTTCATCTCGCCGAGTCTGGAGCGTTTCCGGGAGACCTGTCGCCACCAGGCCGTCGATCAGACGGACACGCTCCGCCAGGGCTTGAGCCACAGCGCCAGCCCGACCAGCAGTGCCGCACCGTAA
- a CDS encoding TDT family transporter: protein MSSFATVMTRNAPFAALASPREAIRQFTPNWFAVTMGTGILSLALVQLPGNLAFLRDAGEALWFLNIALFILFSVMYASRWILFFDEARQIFGHSTVSMFFGTIPMGLATLINGLLVFGSARWGDAVVPVAEALWWLDVAMAMACGVLIPFMMFTRQEHSIEKMTAVWLLPVVAAEVAAACGGSLTTHLAAADSQFTVLITSYVLWAYSVPVALSILVILLLRLALHKLPHESMAASSWLALGPIGTGALGMLVMGSDAPAIFAAHGLASVGSVAAGIGVVVGLLFWGLGLWWMALAVLITARYFRQGLTFNLGWWAFTFPLGVYALATLKLGATLQLGFFDIFGMGLVVLLAVMWSIVAVHTVAGAWRGHLFVSPCIAARVSAGRSIALN, encoded by the coding sequence ATGAGTAGCTTCGCCACCGTAATGACACGCAATGCGCCCTTCGCCGCCCTGGCAAGCCCGCGCGAAGCCATTCGTCAATTCACGCCCAACTGGTTCGCGGTCACCATGGGCACCGGCATATTGTCGCTGGCACTCGTACAACTGCCAGGGAATCTGGCCTTTTTGCGCGACGCAGGTGAGGCGCTGTGGTTTCTGAATATCGCGCTGTTCATTCTGTTCAGCGTGATGTACGCGAGCCGCTGGATATTGTTCTTCGACGAAGCCCGGCAGATATTTGGTCATTCAACGGTTTCGATGTTCTTCGGCACCATCCCGATGGGGCTGGCTACCCTCATCAACGGCCTGCTGGTATTCGGGTCGGCGCGCTGGGGCGATGCCGTGGTGCCGGTTGCCGAAGCCTTGTGGTGGCTGGATGTGGCGATGGCCATGGCGTGCGGTGTGCTGATCCCGTTCATGATGTTCACCCGTCAGGAACACAGCATCGAAAAGATGACCGCTGTCTGGCTGCTGCCCGTGGTCGCAGCGGAAGTCGCCGCTGCTTGTGGAGGATCGCTGACAACGCACCTTGCCGCTGCCGACTCGCAGTTCACCGTGCTGATCACCAGTTATGTGCTGTGGGCCTATTCGGTGCCGGTGGCGCTGAGCATTCTGGTGATCCTGCTGTTGCGCCTGGCCTTGCACAAACTGCCGCACGAAAGCATGGCGGCGTCTAGCTGGCTGGCCCTTGGGCCGATTGGTACGGGCGCATTGGGCATGCTGGTGATGGGCAGCGACGCCCCGGCGATCTTTGCCGCGCATGGGCTGGCGTCAGTCGGCAGCGTGGCGGCAGGCATCGGCGTGGTGGTCGGTCTACTTTTCTGGGGGCTGGGCCTGTGGTGGATGGCGCTGGCCGTGCTGATCACTGCGCGTTATTTCAGACAGGGCCTGACATTCAATCTGGGCTGGTGGGCGTTTACCTTTCCGCTCGGTGTGTACGCGCTGGCAACCCTCAAGCTCGGCGCTACCTTGCAACTGGGTTTCTTCGATATCTTCGGCATGGGGCTGGTCGTGCTGCTGGCGGTGATGTGGTCGATCGTGGCGGTGCATACCGTTGCGGGTGCGTGGCGGGGTCATTTGTTCGTCTCGCCCTGTATCGCTGCGCGAGTGTCCGCCGGTCGGTCAATCGCCTTGAACTAA
- a CDS encoding EthD domain-containing protein, producing MHTSALPDNYGARDQNIVINSYTTVLRRNGVPHELFATYWRDVHGPLCARLPGLGWYVQHHLTREKDAHQWPIIEGVKPLPGYVLDGGVEIGFLSAEDQKQFKDASSLLFSDEQNMFEETIAYDVLDGSSTLVDRLPDPIPNESATQDKMHLHVHLASDNLPAAREAVAKLARDIAASDAVLKLRLHLAEPYDNAQPAPPAPDVNHEIEASRLHVVMMELVFESAWTRRTWYASEQFKMITKGISEHVRYITPFGVSGVYTYVRDAIMTTAGIRGSRQAELIHQIGAINQTRPEIESLFGAQSRG from the coding sequence ATGCATACCTCAGCACTTCCCGACAATTACGGCGCCCGTGACCAGAACATCGTCATCAATTCCTACACCACCGTGCTGCGCAGGAATGGCGTCCCGCACGAGCTGTTCGCCACTTACTGGCGCGACGTTCACGGCCCGCTTTGCGCAAGGCTTCCCGGCCTGGGCTGGTATGTACAGCATCACCTGACCCGGGAAAAGGATGCTCATCAGTGGCCGATCATCGAAGGTGTCAAACCTTTGCCGGGTTACGTGCTGGATGGCGGCGTGGAAATCGGTTTTCTGTCGGCCGAAGATCAGAAGCAGTTCAAGGATGCCAGCTCACTGCTGTTTTCTGACGAGCAGAACATGTTCGAGGAAACCATTGCCTACGACGTGCTGGATGGCTCAAGCACGCTGGTGGATCGCCTGCCTGACCCGATCCCCAATGAATCGGCCACGCAGGACAAGATGCACCTGCACGTGCACCTCGCCAGCGATAACCTGCCTGCCGCCCGCGAAGCGGTTGCAAAACTCGCTCGCGACATAGCCGCTTCCGATGCCGTGCTCAAGCTGCGCCTGCACCTCGCGGAGCCTTACGACAATGCCCAGCCAGCCCCCCCTGCGCCAGACGTTAATCATGAAATCGAAGCATCCCGTCTGCATGTGGTCATGATGGAGCTGGTCTTCGAATCGGCCTGGACGCGCAGAACCTGGTATGCAAGCGAACAGTTCAAGATGATCACCAAAGGCATCAGCGAGCATGTACGCTACATAACGCCGTTTGGTGTCAGCGGTGTCTACACCTATGTGCGGGATGCGATCATGACCACCGCAGGGATACGCGGTAGCCGCCAGGCCGAGTTGATCCATCAAATAGGCGCAATCAACCAGACCCGCCCCGAGATCGAAAGCCTGTTTGGGGCGCAATCCCGGGGCTGA
- a CDS encoding DUF7693 family protein: protein MKTLTTREVYQQLRDAAMGTRPLRRVGQTSQNGLQNVDIDGWLLTLEVIENSPNRCLHCLCPDGREGSFESWLRTDPVSLLSGWEDAQIERLLGEAAESDTELQGAGRL from the coding sequence ATGAAAACGCTGACAACTCGTGAGGTGTACCAGCAACTGCGAGATGCAGCGATGGGCACACGGCCGTTACGGCGTGTCGGCCAGACTTCGCAAAACGGACTGCAAAATGTCGACATCGACGGCTGGCTGTTGACGCTCGAAGTCATCGAGAACAGCCCGAACCGCTGCCTGCACTGTCTCTGCCCGGATGGTCGGGAAGGCTCGTTCGAAAGCTGGTTGCGCACCGACCCGGTCAGCTTGCTGAGTGGCTGGGAAGATGCGCAGATCGAGCGCTTGCTGGGTGAGGCTGCTGAATCAGACACTGAGCTACAGGGAGCCGGGCGTCTGTAG
- a CDS encoding aldose 1-epimerase family protein, with product MKSLPLLVGLGALTAASSVFAWDYVLLDTDKAAQNQQITSQQLGVKTDKPFTVTLRTLHGGRQEGVSIIDIDNGTMKLSVVPTRGMNVLQASVGDVRMGWDSPVKDVVNPAFIELNGRGGLGWLEGFNELVARCGYEWVGHPGMDNGELLTLHGRAANIPASKVTLQIDEKPPYAIRLKGELKEQAFKKVDFSVQTELVTEPGSTSFSLNDTLTNNGDYPKEYQALYHSNFSTPFLEQGARFEAPVKQVSPFNENAKADLGDWQTYRAPTPDYDETVYNIVPYGDAKGETLTVLHNKAGSLGVSVGFNTKQLPVFSLWKNTDTKGQGYVTGLEPGTSFSYNRRFQRPLNLVPTIAPKEQRQFQISYSLLADKGAVDKALGQIKTIQDGRETEVRKEPLVDLTKEQ from the coding sequence ATGAAATCCCTTCCCCTGCTCGTAGGCCTCGGCGCATTGACTGCCGCTTCCAGTGTTTTCGCCTGGGATTACGTGCTGCTCGACACCGACAAGGCTGCGCAGAATCAGCAGATCACCAGCCAGCAATTGGGCGTCAAGACAGATAAGCCGTTCACCGTCACCTTGCGCACGTTGCACGGTGGTCGGCAGGAAGGCGTGAGCATTATCGACATCGATAATGGCACGATGAAGCTGTCGGTGGTGCCGACCCGCGGCATGAACGTATTGCAGGCGTCGGTTGGCGATGTGCGCATGGGCTGGGATTCGCCAGTCAAGGACGTGGTCAACCCGGCGTTCATCGAACTCAACGGGCGCGGCGGGCTGGGCTGGCTGGAGGGTTTCAATGAGCTGGTTGCCCGCTGTGGCTACGAATGGGTCGGCCATCCGGGCATGGACAACGGTGAGTTGCTGACGCTGCACGGTCGCGCCGCCAACATTCCGGCCAGCAAGGTGACGCTGCAGATCGACGAAAAACCGCCTTATGCGATTCGCCTCAAGGGTGAACTGAAAGAGCAGGCGTTCAAGAAAGTCGACTTCTCGGTGCAGACCGAACTGGTCACCGAGCCTGGCAGCACGAGTTTCTCGCTCAACGATACGCTGACCAACAATGGCGACTATCCGAAGGAATACCAGGCGCTCTACCACAGCAATTTCAGCACACCGTTCCTGGAGCAAGGTGCGCGCTTCGAGGCACCGGTCAAGCAGGTGTCGCCGTTCAACGAGAACGCCAAGGCTGATCTGGGCGACTGGCAGACCTACCGCGCACCGACCCCGGATTATGACGAGACGGTCTACAACATCGTGCCGTATGGCGATGCCAAAGGTGAGACGCTGACTGTGTTGCACAATAAGGCTGGCAGTCTGGGTGTGTCCGTCGGTTTCAATACGAAACAATTGCCGGTGTTCTCGCTGTGGAAAAACACTGACACCAAAGGCCAGGGTTACGTGACCGGGCTGGAGCCAGGCACCAGCTTCTCCTATAACCGCCGCTTCCAGCGCCCGCTGAATCTGGTGCCGACCATTGCGCCGAAAGAGCAACGTCAGTTCCAGATCAGCTACAGCCTGCTGGCTGACAAAGGTGCGGTCGACAAGGCTCTTGGGCAGATCAAGACCATTCAGGACGGGCGCGAGACCGAAGTCCGCAAAGAACCGCTGGTCGACCTGACCAAAGAGCAATAA
- a CDS encoding type 1 glutamine amidotransferase domain-containing protein has product MKILMVLTSHDQLGDTGKKTGFWLEEFAAPYYVFKDAGAEVTLVSPAGGQPPLDPKSDEPDAQTPETERFAKDTDAQKVLATTGRLADVNAADFDAVFYPGGHGPLWDLAEDKHSIALIEAFAAADKPHGLVCHAPGVLRKVKAQNGEPLVKGRRVTGFTNSEEEAVGLTDVVPFLVEDALKDLGGDYSKGDDWSVHVLTDGKLVTGQNPASSAQAAKDVLTLLG; this is encoded by the coding sequence ATGAAAATCCTGATGGTTTTGACTTCCCATGACCAACTGGGCGACACCGGCAAGAAAACCGGTTTCTGGCTCGAAGAGTTTGCAGCACCGTACTACGTGTTCAAGGATGCCGGTGCTGAGGTCACGCTGGTTTCGCCTGCTGGCGGTCAACCGCCGCTTGACCCGAAAAGTGATGAACCTGACGCACAGACGCCTGAAACCGAGCGTTTCGCCAAAGATACCGATGCCCAGAAAGTGCTGGCCACTACTGGTCGCCTGGCTGACGTCAACGCTGCCGATTTCGATGCTGTGTTCTATCCGGGCGGTCACGGCCCGCTGTGGGACTTGGCCGAAGACAAGCACTCGATTGCCCTGATCGAAGCCTTCGCGGCGGCAGACAAGCCACACGGTCTGGTGTGCCATGCACCCGGCGTGCTGCGTAAAGTCAAAGCGCAGAATGGCGAGCCACTGGTCAAAGGCCGACGCGTCACTGGCTTTACCAACAGCGAAGAAGAAGCCGTCGGCCTGACCGATGTCGTGCCTTTTCTCGTCGAAGACGCTCTGAAAGACCTGGGCGGCGATTACTCCAAGGGCGATGACTGGAGCGTTCACGTATTGACCGACGGCAAGCTGGTCACCGGGCAGAATCCGGCCAGCTCTGCGCAGGCGGCCAAGGACGTGCTGACCTTGCTCGGCTGA
- a CDS encoding LysR family transcriptional regulator, translating into MLNSNALRKLDMQDLMVFVSVYEQRNLTLVADALHVSQSTVSYCLKKLRANFEDDLFISTRNGMRPTRKALAMHDHVQQILRTVNLCHEGLKLFDPTRKQTTFNVCAPEYFELLVLPHLMRDFVAAGFSVTVNVQKLDRQLPVEQLNDGRVDLALCFGPGFHRIPDSLLSQVLLEDDLVCVMDTRSAPQHSLIDTATFVGRRHVYPTPWTSDSNMVDGWLQRQGLEREIVARANSYRSALQLLEGTDFMLVLPRRIQTLLGNEPWISVFELPPDLPGFSLDMVWSGQADQEEASAWLREQIVKVCAERGLL; encoded by the coding sequence ATGCTCAACAGTAATGCCCTGAGAAAGCTCGACATGCAAGACCTGATGGTCTTTGTCTCGGTGTATGAGCAACGCAACCTGACCCTGGTCGCGGATGCGCTGCACGTTAGCCAGTCGACGGTCAGTTACTGCCTGAAAAAGCTGCGCGCCAATTTCGAAGATGACCTGTTCATCAGCACCCGCAACGGCATGCGCCCGACCCGCAAGGCGCTGGCCATGCACGATCATGTGCAGCAGATCCTGCGGACCGTCAATCTGTGCCATGAAGGCCTGAAGCTATTCGATCCCACCCGCAAGCAAACCACCTTCAACGTCTGTGCGCCAGAGTACTTCGAGCTGTTGGTGTTGCCGCACCTGATGCGCGATTTTGTGGCGGCGGGCTTCTCGGTCACGGTCAATGTGCAGAAGCTGGACAGGCAATTGCCAGTCGAACAATTGAACGATGGTCGCGTCGATCTCGCCTTGTGTTTTGGTCCGGGTTTTCATCGTATACCTGACAGCCTGTTGTCTCAGGTACTGCTGGAAGATGACCTGGTCTGTGTCATGGACACGCGATCCGCACCACAGCATTCGCTGATTGATACGGCGACCTTCGTCGGGCGACGTCATGTGTACCCTACGCCATGGACCTCCGACAGCAACATGGTCGACGGCTGGTTGCAGCGCCAAGGGCTGGAGCGCGAAATCGTCGCGCGCGCCAACAGTTACCGCTCGGCGTTGCAGTTGCTGGAAGGCACTGATTTCATGCTTGTGTTGCCACGACGTATCCAGACGCTGCTGGGCAATGAGCCTTGGATTTCGGTTTTCGAACTGCCGCCGGACTTGCCGGGTTTCAGTCTGGACATGGTCTGGAGCGGGCAGGCTGACCAGGAGGAGGCCAGCGCCTGGCTGCGTGAGCAGATCGTCAAGGTGTGTGCAGAGCGCGGTCTGCTCTGA
- a CDS encoding cyanate transporter: MQVRGLTMQNIGLMVSVVLLALNLRPSMAAIGPLLSAIREDLPLGFGTASLLTMLPVMAMGLAMFFGMSVARRLGSHRSIILSLGLIGLATLARLFVESVAQLIISAVLAGLGIAMIQALMPALIKSRFKANVSLCMGLYVTAIMGGAAIAASFSPLILSRSGSWHFALAVWSVLALLALCFWWGQQQLLSQTEKSSEVPQRQAFSHMPRAWTLGVFFGLGTASYTCVLAWLAPYYLEHGWSEQGAGLLLGFLTLMEVISGLLVPALANRSRDKRIALGVLLVLMMIGFAGLILMPQQLSLLWASLLGLGIGGLFPMSLIVSMDHIDDPQQAGSLTAFVQGVGYLIASLSPLLAGVIRDLTGSFAGAWCSLMALVAIMLLMVVRLDPRHYDRHLRGTRSRLEIVGDGAA, translated from the coding sequence ATGCAAGTGCGTGGTTTGACAATGCAAAACATAGGGTTGATGGTCAGTGTGGTATTGCTGGCGTTGAACCTGCGCCCATCGATGGCTGCAATCGGTCCATTACTGTCGGCGATTCGCGAGGATTTGCCATTGGGCTTCGGGACGGCTTCGCTGCTGACCATGCTGCCGGTCATGGCCATGGGGCTGGCGATGTTTTTCGGCATGAGCGTTGCCCGCCGTTTGGGCTCGCATCGCAGCATAATACTTTCGTTGGGACTGATCGGCCTTGCCACTCTGGCGCGCCTTTTTGTCGAGTCCGTCGCACAGCTGATCATCAGCGCTGTGCTGGCAGGTCTGGGCATTGCCATGATCCAAGCCTTGATGCCCGCTCTGATCAAGTCGCGCTTCAAGGCCAATGTCTCGCTGTGCATGGGACTTTACGTGACCGCAATCATGGGGGGTGCAGCCATCGCTGCGTCCTTCAGCCCGCTGATTCTGTCGCGCAGTGGCAGTTGGCATTTCGCGCTGGCCGTGTGGTCCGTGTTGGCGCTATTGGCGCTGTGCTTCTGGTGGGGCCAGCAGCAGCTTTTGTCCCAGACTGAAAAGTCGAGCGAAGTGCCACAGCGGCAAGCATTTTCGCACATGCCTCGGGCCTGGACGCTGGGTGTTTTCTTCGGGCTTGGCACCGCTTCCTATACCTGCGTGCTGGCCTGGCTGGCGCCCTATTATCTGGAACATGGCTGGAGTGAGCAGGGGGCCGGACTGTTGCTGGGTTTTCTGACGCTGATGGAAGTCATCTCGGGCCTGCTGGTGCCAGCGCTGGCGAACCGCAGCCGCGACAAGCGTATTGCGCTGGGCGTACTGCTGGTTCTGATGATGATCGGTTTCGCCGGGTTGATTCTGATGCCGCAACAATTGAGCCTGCTATGGGCCAGTCTGCTGGGATTAGGTATAGGCGGTCTGTTCCCGATGAGCCTCATCGTGTCTATGGATCATATCGACGATCCACAGCAGGCAGGCAGCCTGACTGCGTTTGTACAAGGGGTCGGTTACCTGATCGCCAGCCTGTCGCCGTTGCTTGCCGGGGTGATCCGGGATCTTACTGGCAGCTTCGCTGGAGCGTGGTGTTCGCTCATGGCGCTGGTCGCAATCATGCTGCTGATGGTAGTTCGACTGGACCCACGGCATTATGATCGCCATCTGCGTGGCACCCGTAGCAGGCTGGAAATCGTTGGCGATGGGGCTGCATGA
- a CDS encoding MBL fold metallo-hydrolase, which produces MASTHQKKDVSALPVLSRHEGRYRNHAPVKPLGFFRTLGIFWDQTFNKPKDTRPAGEIPVQPLSRQQLLAAPNNTVYRLGHSTVLLKLRNRFWITDPVFAERASPVQWAGPQRFHQPPISLEDLPPITGVILSHNHYDHLDRMAIKALTDKTEHFLAPLGVGDTLIEWGVPAHKVRQLDWWQSTEVEGIEFIATPSQHFSGRTLLDSNRTLWASWVMIDADQRIFFSGDTGYFDGFKTIGEQYGPFDLTLMETGAYNVEWPQVHMQPEETLQAHLDLRGRWLLPIHNGTFDLAMHAWHEPFDRILALAWEQNVSITTPMMGQPFYVQFPCRGMTWWLGVDEAIEPDAQRDDKATSCSCNRQNA; this is translated from the coding sequence ATGGCCTCGACCCACCAGAAAAAGGATGTCTCTGCACTGCCTGTCCTGTCTCGGCACGAGGGGCGCTACCGCAATCATGCGCCCGTGAAACCGCTGGGCTTTTTCCGCACGCTCGGTATTTTCTGGGATCAGACATTCAACAAACCCAAGGACACGCGCCCGGCAGGCGAGATTCCGGTACAGCCGCTGTCGCGCCAGCAATTGCTCGCGGCACCGAATAACACGGTATATCGCCTTGGGCACTCGACGGTGCTGCTCAAGCTGCGCAACCGCTTCTGGATCACCGACCCGGTATTTGCCGAGCGTGCCTCGCCCGTGCAGTGGGCGGGGCCGCAGCGCTTTCACCAGCCGCCGATCAGCCTGGAAGACCTGCCGCCGATTACCGGGGTGATTCTTTCGCACAACCATTACGATCACCTGGACCGCATGGCGATCAAGGCCCTGACCGACAAGACCGAGCACTTCCTGGCGCCGCTGGGCGTGGGCGACACGCTGATCGAGTGGGGCGTGCCTGCGCACAAGGTCCGACAACTCGACTGGTGGCAGTCTACCGAGGTTGAAGGCATCGAGTTTATCGCCACGCCATCCCAGCATTTCTCCGGTCGCACGTTGCTCGACAGCAACCGCACCTTGTGGGCGTCCTGGGTGATGATCGACGCTGATCAGCGCATCTTTTTCAGTGGTGACACCGGTTACTTCGACGGTTTCAAGACCATTGGCGAGCAGTACGGGCCGTTCGATCTGACCCTGATGGAAACCGGCGCCTACAACGTCGAATGGCCGCAGGTACACATGCAGCCTGAGGAGACCTTGCAGGCGCACCTGGACCTGCGCGGCCGCTGGTTGCTGCCGATCCACAACGGTACATTCGACCTCGCGATGCATGCCTGGCACGAGCCGTTCGACCGGATTCTGGCACTGGCCTGGGAACAGAATGTATCGATCACCACGCCGATGATGGGGCAGCCGTTCTATGTGCAATTCCCGTGTCGCGGCATGACCTGGTGGCTGGGTGTCGATGAGGCCATTGAGCCCGATGCACAGCGCGACGACAAGGCTACGTCTTGCAGTTGCAATCGCCAGAACGCCTGA
- a CDS encoding TetR/AcrR family transcriptional regulator, whose protein sequence is MTAPMRLTDQKREAIVLAAIAEFGDRGFEITSMDRIAARAEVSKRTVYNHFPSKEELFAEMLQRLWSCAPPQSEVSYHTETGLREQLRDLLWGKMRNLTNSSFVDLARVVVGATIHSPERAQVWMARINEREETFSAWIRAAQKDGRLKPVDPGFAATQMHALLKSFAFWPQVTFNAPLLTPEEQSNVVESTLNMFLGWYEVTR, encoded by the coding sequence ATGACCGCACCGATGCGCCTTACCGATCAGAAACGCGAAGCCATTGTTCTGGCAGCCATTGCCGAGTTCGGTGATCGTGGCTTCGAGATCACCAGTATGGACCGCATTGCGGCGCGAGCCGAGGTTTCGAAGCGGACGGTCTATAACCATTTCCCGAGCAAGGAAGAGCTGTTCGCGGAAATGCTCCAGCGCCTGTGGAGCTGCGCCCCGCCACAATCGGAAGTGAGTTATCACACTGAAACCGGGCTGCGCGAGCAATTGCGCGACTTGCTGTGGGGCAAGATGCGTAACCTCACCAACAGCAGCTTCGTTGATCTGGCCCGGGTCGTGGTCGGTGCCACCATCCACTCGCCCGAGCGCGCGCAGGTGTGGATGGCGCGCATCAACGAACGCGAAGAAACGTTCAGCGCCTGGATTCGCGCCGCGCAGAAAGATGGTCGTCTGAAGCCTGTCGATCCGGGCTTTGCCGCGACGCAAATGCACGCGCTGCTCAAGTCATTTGCATTCTGGCCGCAGGTGACCTTCAACGCACCATTGCTCACCCCCGAAGAGCAGAGCAACGTGGTGGAGTCGACCCTGAACATGTTCCTCGGCTGGTATGAAGTCACCCGCTGA
- the fahA gene encoding fumarylacetoacetase: MNSASNRRSWVASANGHGDFPLQNLPLGVFSHNGSEPHGGVAIGDLILDLRAALRGGFFQGSAAEAAEAASRDQLNDFFALGAAARRTLRSALLQLLDEESSQRAALQAASDVLLPMNECTLHMPARVGDYTDFYVGIHHALNVGKLFRPDSPLLPNYKYVPIGYHGRASTLCTSGTLIKRPNGQTLAPGQHVPEFGPCKRLDYELELGVWIGPGNAQGDAIGIDRAAEHIAGFCLLNDWSARDIQAWEYQPLGPFLSKSFATTISPWVVTAEALEPFRSPQPPRPEGDPQPLAYLLDQKDQQNGALDIELEVLLLTEQMRAQGQVPYRLGLSNSLSMYWTVAQMVAHHAVNGCKLQPGDLLGTGTLSGPQPGQYGSLLEMTEGGKQVLTLPGGEQRTFLQSGDEVILRARCHRDGQVSIGFGECRGTVQG, from the coding sequence ATGAACAGCGCTTCGAATCGCCGTAGTTGGGTCGCGTCAGCCAACGGTCATGGCGACTTTCCGCTACAAAATTTGCCGTTGGGCGTATTCAGCCACAACGGCTCTGAGCCGCATGGAGGTGTGGCGATTGGTGATTTGATTCTTGATCTGCGCGCGGCTTTGAGAGGTGGCTTTTTTCAGGGCTCCGCCGCGGAAGCTGCCGAGGCCGCCAGCCGCGACCAACTCAATGACTTTTTCGCACTCGGCGCTGCTGCGCGTCGAACTCTGCGCTCCGCGCTGCTGCAATTGCTGGATGAAGAAAGCTCGCAACGCGCAGCCTTGCAGGCTGCATCGGACGTGCTGCTGCCGATGAACGAGTGCACGTTGCACATGCCTGCGCGGGTCGGCGATTACACTGATTTTTATGTCGGCATTCACCATGCGCTAAACGTCGGCAAACTGTTCCGTCCGGATAGCCCGCTGCTGCCCAACTACAAATATGTGCCCATCGGCTATCACGGCCGGGCATCTACCCTGTGTACTTCCGGCACATTGATCAAACGGCCCAATGGGCAGACCCTGGCGCCAGGTCAGCACGTTCCTGAATTCGGCCCTTGCAAACGGCTGGATTACGAACTGGAACTGGGCGTCTGGATCGGCCCTGGCAATGCGCAGGGCGATGCGATCGGGATTGATCGCGCCGCCGAGCATATCGCCGGGTTCTGCCTGCTCAACGACTGGTCGGCGCGCGACATACAAGCCTGGGAATACCAACCATTGGGGCCGTTTCTGTCGAAGAGCTTTGCGACCACTATCTCGCCTTGGGTAGTGACTGCCGAAGCCCTCGAACCGTTTCGCAGCCCCCAGCCGCCACGACCCGAAGGCGACCCGCAGCCGCTGGCATATCTGCTTGATCAGAAGGATCAGCAGAATGGCGCGCTGGATATCGAGCTGGAGGTCTTGCTGCTTACTGAACAGATGAGGGCTCAGGGGCAGGTGCCGTATCGATTGGGTCTGAGCAATTCGCTGAGCATGTACTGGACCGTTGCGCAGATGGTTGCGCATCACGCCGTCAACGGCTGCAAGCTGCAACCAGGTGACCTGCTTGGCACCGGCACCCTATCTGGCCCGCAGCCGGGGCAGTACGGCAGCCTGCTGGAGATGACTGAAGGTGGCAAACAGGTGCTTACGTTGCCAGGCGGTGAGCAGCGAACGTTTTTGCAAAGTGGCGATGAAGTGATCCTGCGTGCTCGCTGTCATCGAGACGGGCAGGTGTCGATAGGTTTTGGCGAGTGCCGAGGCACAGTGCAGGGCTAA